Proteins encoded within one genomic window of Cyprinus carpio isolate SPL01 chromosome A15, ASM1834038v1, whole genome shotgun sequence:
- the LOC109109873 gene encoding protein phosphatase 1D-like translates to MDGIFSCRASIYYDQGGRKYMEDLVTMKQDDEPREDELDAAERGEITAPAKDQNSDASIQNSIPGSITVTYVQDDEPSSTLQQASMHSSHPYKNTRRPRAVAMFAVFDGHGGPDAARFARRHLWDHIKKQRGFWSEDDDEVCAALRNGFISCHHAMWKKLPEWPKTVTGLPSTSGTTASIVVIRRDRIMAHVGDSAVVLGVRDHPTDEFIRAVEITQDHKPDLPKERERIEGLGGSVIKKSGVNRVVWKRPRLTHNGPVRRSTVIDQIPFLAVARALGDLWSYDFYSGEFVVSPEPDTTVIKLDLKQHRYIILGSDGLWDMVSPQEAVSICQENAKPKNQKDNVSNAVLLVSHALLRWRQRMLRADNTSAIVICLEPFRTSSECLPPYETVYNLQGPKCGSVPKSCTNSLPTQGPGTQVQPIPDQQNSSCETSMIFESSPDSLTNYEDLPCNDSLENEAHCDRVPTGKRVLEDSSSPVLKKPRCNLSHSPLKESSCTSSKKQSTQSSARSGGGGNGQKQSENVQALLQQHGKATVCVC, encoded by the exons ATGGATGGGATATTTTCATGTCGAGCAAGTATTTATTATGACCAAGGCGGTAGGAAATACATGGAGGACTTAGTGACGATGAAGCAGGACGATGAGCCGAGGGAAGATGAACTGGACGCCGCCGAACGTGGCGAGATCACGGCACCAGCAAAAGACCAAAACTCCGACGCTTCAATCCAAAACTCCATCCCCGGATCTATCACTGTTACTTATGTTCAAGATGATGAGCCTAGCTCTACTCTTCAGCAGGCGTCGATGCACTCCTCTCACCCGTACAAAAACACTCGTCGGCCGCGGGCTGTGGCTATGTTCGCCGTGTTCGACGGACACGGGGGTCCGGACGCCGCGCGCTTTGCTCGCCGCCATTTGTGGGACCACATCAAAAAACAAAGAGGCTTTTGGTCTGAGGACGACGACGAGGTGTGCGCGGCTCTGCGAAACGGATTCATCTCTTGTCACCACGCCATGTGGAAGAAATTAC CGGAATGGCCAAAGACGGTTACAGGACTTCCCAGCACATCGGGCACAACTGCAAGTATTGTGGTAATACGACGTGACCGTATAATGGCCCATGTTGGGGACTCAGCGGTGGTGTTAGGGGTGCGGGATCACCCCACTGACGAGTTCATCCGAGCTGTAGAAATTACACAGGACCACAAACCTGACCTCCCGAAGGAAAGGGAGAGAATAGAGGGGCTCGGTGGCAG TGTCATTAAAAAGTCTGGAGTCAATAGAGTGGTGTGGAAGAGACCCAGACTGACCCACAATGGACCAGTACGAAGGAGCACAGTCATCGATCAGATCCCATTTTTGGCTGTGGCCCGAGCTCTAG GTGATCTGTGGAGTTACGACTTCTACAGTGGAGAGTTTGTAGTGTCACCAGAGCCTGATACCACTGTTATCAAGCTGGATTTGAAGCAGCACCGTTACATCATTTTAGGCAGTGATGGGTTATGGGACATGGTATCACCACAGGAGGCTGTGTCTATTTGCCAGGAAAATGCCAag CCAAAGAACCAAAAGGATAatgtttcaaatgctgttctgCTCGTGAGCCATGCCTTACTGAGATGGCGTCAACGCATGCTCCGTGCTGATAATACTAGTGCCATTGTTATCTGTTTGGAGCCATTCAGGACATCCTCTGAGTGCTTGCCACCTTACGAGACTGTGTATAATCTACAAGGACCAAAGTGTGGCTCCGTTCCTAAATCTTGCACTAACTCTTTGCCCACTCAG GGTCCTGGCACTCAAGTACAGCCCATCCCGGACCAGCAAAACAGCAGCTGTGAGACGAGCATGATATTTGAATCATCTCCCGATAGCCTTACAAACTATGAAGACCTGCCTTGTAATGACTCACTGGAAAATGAGGCCCACTGTGACAGAGTGCCTACAGGCAAACGGGTGCTAGAGGATTCCTCCTCACCTGTGCTGAAGAAACCCCGTTGTAATTTGTCCCATTCCCCTCTTAAAGAGTCCTCATGTACATCTTCAAAGAAACAGAGCACACAGTCCTCAGCGAGGAGCGGTGGTGGCGGCAATGGTCAGAAACAGTCTGAAAATGTCCAAGCGCTGCTTCAACAACATGGGAAGGCTACTGTATGTGTTTGCTGA